One window of Novosphingobium sp. P6W genomic DNA carries:
- a CDS encoding FliH/SctL family protein, whose amino-acid sequence MKATMDGFATIQPFGFDRVFHLVDTHAPEPQVAGEAGLVLPPEDLHEKVAELEARIERLHADHRAELTRARADGFEAGATQARSERGEALLAATDALHAGLGDINARFDTAARAMLAEAGAVVLHAAQLLAGHAIDAAPARAVDEALGRALEQVAQGTALVVRANPAMRSEIEALVAERRARAGRNLAVTVVDDAGVPEGDARIEWSAGGLNIDAEARRVAVMAELAGTLAAA is encoded by the coding sequence GTGAAGGCAACAATGGACGGCTTTGCGACGATACAGCCATTCGGTTTCGACCGGGTGTTCCACCTCGTGGACACCCATGCGCCGGAGCCGCAGGTAGCCGGGGAAGCAGGCCTCGTCCTGCCGCCCGAGGACCTTCACGAAAAGGTTGCCGAACTGGAGGCGCGCATCGAGCGCCTCCACGCCGATCACCGCGCTGAACTTACCCGCGCCCGCGCCGACGGTTTCGAAGCGGGGGCCACGCAGGCACGCTCGGAAAGAGGCGAGGCGCTGCTTGCGGCTACCGACGCGCTTCACGCGGGTCTGGGCGATATCAATGCCCGGTTCGACACAGCCGCGCGCGCCATGCTGGCCGAGGCCGGCGCTGTCGTGCTCCACGCCGCGCAGTTGCTCGCCGGCCATGCCATCGACGCGGCGCCCGCGCGCGCAGTGGACGAGGCTTTGGGCCGCGCCCTCGAACAGGTGGCGCAGGGCACCGCGCTGGTGGTGCGCGCCAACCCGGCGATGCGCAGCGAGATCGAGGCGCTGGTCGCGGAACGCAGGGCCCGGGCAGGCCGCAATCTGGCGGTCACGGTGGTGGATGACGCAGGCGTGCCGGAAGGCGACGCGCGGATCGAATGGAGCGCGGGCGGCCTCAACATCGATGCCGAGGCGCGGCGAGTGGCCGTGATGGCGGAACTGGCCGGGACGCTGGCCGCCGCATAG
- a CDS encoding flagellar motor switch protein FliG: MMTAVGEPPELKKYSGLQRAAALLLALGQEHGIPIWQQLSDEEIKELSGSISQLGRVPAVVVEYLLAQFSGEVSSITTLHGSYETTERLLEGVLAPDKVKDIMEDIRGPSGRTMWDKLSNVSEGVLAGYLKSEHPQTVAVILQKLKPDHAARVLASLPRDFGTEVVMRMLKTETVQKDVIVQVEQTLKTEFMTNLSRSQRRDPHESMAELFNALDRSTEEDMLGALDERAPEAAERIRGLMFTFEDLGNLLPSAIQVIVRNCNKRELALALKGSPEEMKKLFFGAMTERAAKLMRDDMQAMGPVRARECEAAQGNLVRLAKELGERGEIMLADPKSDDAMIY, encoded by the coding sequence ATGATGACCGCGGTGGGCGAACCACCGGAGCTCAAGAAGTACTCAGGCCTCCAGCGCGCGGCCGCGCTGCTGCTGGCGCTGGGTCAGGAGCACGGCATCCCGATCTGGCAGCAGCTGAGCGACGAGGAGATCAAGGAGCTTTCGGGCAGCATCTCGCAGCTCGGCCGCGTGCCTGCCGTCGTCGTGGAATATCTGCTGGCCCAGTTCTCGGGCGAGGTGTCCAGCATCACCACGCTGCATGGCTCCTACGAGACGACCGAGCGCTTGCTCGAAGGCGTGCTTGCGCCCGACAAGGTCAAGGACATCATGGAGGACATCCGTGGTCCTTCGGGCCGCACGATGTGGGACAAGCTCTCCAACGTCAGCGAGGGCGTGCTGGCGGGCTACCTCAAGAGCGAGCACCCGCAGACCGTGGCGGTGATCCTGCAAAAGCTGAAGCCCGATCATGCCGCGCGCGTGCTGGCTTCGCTGCCGCGCGACTTCGGCACCGAGGTGGTGATGCGCATGCTCAAGACCGAGACGGTGCAGAAGGACGTGATCGTCCAGGTCGAGCAGACGCTCAAGACCGAGTTCATGACCAACCTCTCGCGCTCGCAGCGCCGCGATCCGCACGAGAGCATGGCCGAACTGTTCAATGCGCTCGACCGCTCGACCGAGGAAGACATGCTGGGCGCGCTGGACGAACGCGCGCCCGAAGCGGCGGAGCGTATTCGCGGCCTCATGTTCACGTTCGAGGATCTGGGCAACCTGCTGCCGTCCGCGATCCAGGTCATCGTGCGCAACTGCAACAAGCGCGAACTGGCGCTGGCGCTCAAGGGATCGCCGGAGGAAATGAAGAAGCTGTTCTTCGGGGCCATGACCGAACGCGCGGCGAAGCTGATGCGCGACGACATGCAGGCGATGGGTCCGGTACGCGCACGCGAATGCGAAGCGGCACAGGGCAACCTGGTGCGCCTTGCCAAGGAACTGGGCGAACGCGGCGAAATCATGCTGGCGGACCCCAAGAGCGACGACGCGATGATCTACTGA
- a CDS encoding flagellar basal body protein has protein sequence MSSSLPPIFDGMGRAMKAMAEHQRVISENIANSETAGYKARTVEAPDFSALVESQAGVGGAPRVARPRVELSGGMAALGARPPQAGGRVILDSETSETKPDGNNVTLEDQLLSLGQVQSDYAAMTNLYRKQIGLMKTAIGKG, from the coding sequence ATGTCCTCTTCCCTCCCCCCCATCTTCGACGGCATGGGCCGCGCGATGAAAGCCATGGCCGAGCACCAGCGCGTGATCTCGGAGAACATCGCCAATAGCGAGACTGCCGGATACAAGGCCCGCACCGTCGAGGCGCCGGACTTCTCCGCATTGGTCGAAAGCCAGGCCGGTGTCGGCGGCGCCCCCCGCGTCGCGCGGCCGCGTGTCGAACTGTCGGGCGGGATGGCCGCCCTCGGCGCCAGGCCGCCTCAGGCCGGCGGGCGCGTTATTCTCGACAGCGAGACCAGCGAAACCAAACCGGACGGCAACAACGTGACGCTGGAAGACCAGCTCCTCTCGCTGGGGCAGGTGCAGTCCGACTATGCGGCAATGACCAACCTCTACCGCAAGCAGATCGGCCTGATGAAGACGGCGATCGGCAAGGGCTGA
- a CDS encoding helix-turn-helix transcriptional regulator, with protein MTEIDCHRSLVFPNRIRKFRKQLNIGSLLELSDRLPTITYIRLSKIERGEIFARADELRALGKALGVEPDDLLVDVDDPDFDIAAWAQPLHGAAPADAEEELGAVLLAAALRARRGGDPALTIAVLEQDYGIAPVVLSRIENALKPLGRWNGDVRAALRRLFGAADDAALVAQVEAMHARGDLAPVLPLVANPEIRLAKSRARIAALHEELAVPAGAAPVPQKPAPLAQTAAEEPAESETGTARIRLLPVFGTPLPEGLIAQTPTGAVVEAPRGAGPRAYGLRLGRPTLGAGLPGRATLVVDPDRYPATGGLAVVREEGGLRVLSVAADRHGRMLGYSESPDLEVAIDALEPSTVAAVLSAVFE; from the coding sequence GTGACTGAAATCGATTGCCATCGCTCACTTGTCTTCCCGAACCGTATTCGCAAGTTCCGCAAGCAACTCAATATCGGCTCGCTGCTGGAATTGTCGGACCGACTTCCGACGATCACCTATATCCGCCTCTCCAAGATCGAGCGCGGAGAAATCTTCGCCCGGGCCGACGAACTGCGCGCCCTCGGCAAGGCGCTGGGCGTCGAGCCCGACGACCTTCTTGTCGATGTGGACGATCCCGACTTCGATATTGCCGCCTGGGCCCAGCCGCTTCACGGTGCCGCTCCTGCCGATGCAGAGGAAGAACTCGGCGCGGTCCTGCTGGCCGCCGCCCTGCGCGCGCGGCGCGGCGGTGATCCGGCGCTGACGATCGCGGTGCTGGAACAGGACTACGGCATCGCCCCGGTCGTGCTTTCGCGCATCGAGAACGCCCTGAAGCCGCTAGGCCGCTGGAACGGGGATGTGCGCGCCGCGCTGCGGCGTCTGTTCGGCGCGGCCGACGACGCCGCGCTTGTCGCCCAAGTGGAAGCGATGCACGCGCGCGGCGACCTTGCCCCGGTCCTGCCGCTGGTTGCCAACCCTGAAATCCGCCTCGCCAAGTCGCGCGCCCGCATTGCCGCCCTGCACGAAGAACTGGCCGTGCCTGCCGGCGCCGCGCCGGTCCCGCAAAAGCCCGCGCCGCTGGCTCAAACCGCCGCCGAGGAACCTGCCGAAAGCGAAACGGGAACTGCGCGAATCCGCCTGCTCCCCGTTTTTGGCACCCCGCTGCCCGAGGGCCTGATCGCCCAGACGCCTACCGGCGCCGTTGTCGAGGCTCCGCGCGGCGCTGGTCCGCGTGCGTACGGCCTGCGCCTTGGCCGCCCCACGCTGGGCGCCGGCCTGCCCGGCCGTGCAACCCTGGTCGTCGACCCCGACCGTTATCCTGCAACCGGCGGCTTGGCAGTAGTCCGTGAGGAGGGCGGCCTGCGGGTGCTCTCGGTAGCCGCCGACCGTCATGGCAGGATGCTGGGCTATAGTGAGAGCCCGGACCTCGAAGTCGCGATCGACGCACTGGAGCCGTCCACCGTGGCCGCCGTGCTCTCCGCCGTTTTCGAGTAG
- a CDS encoding response regulator transcription factor, translated as MQEWSEAELRQKLSARQYEVLSLVARHLSSKEIGARLGLSYKTIDNHVADLLIKLNVSSRADAARIFLDISKPRERLPSTSQGLDLAAHPGAQAGQPEKIPTFGEAQVQPSVSRTALSSLLRLPPVGGPRHDLTLVQRITAMGQIGLVSIAVLAAIVTIMIGILNLLGR; from the coding sequence ATGCAGGAATGGAGTGAGGCCGAGCTTCGGCAGAAGCTCTCGGCTAGACAATATGAGGTTTTGTCACTCGTGGCGCGGCACCTGTCGTCCAAGGAGATCGGTGCGCGCCTGGGGCTCTCGTACAAGACGATCGATAATCACGTCGCCGACCTCCTGATAAAGCTGAATGTTTCGAGCCGCGCCGACGCGGCTCGAATTTTCCTAGACATTTCAAAGCCTAGGGAGCGACTACCTAGTACCTCGCAAGGCCTCGACCTTGCCGCTCATCCCGGTGCACAAGCAGGTCAGCCGGAGAAAATCCCAACATTCGGCGAGGCTCAGGTGCAACCGTCCGTATCGCGGACAGCGCTCTCCTCGCTGTTGAGACTTCCTCCGGTCGGGGGGCCACGTCATGATCTGACGCTGGTGCAGCGCATAACGGCGATGGGTCAGATCGGACTTGTCTCCATTGCGGTGCTCGCAGCCATCGTCACGATCATGATCGGCATTCTCAACCTGCTGGGCAGGTGA
- a CDS encoding flagellar biosynthesis protein FlgN yields MPEQPMASDVIEIMTSLSAVMREETARLNAHERALDLAELASAKARLVGALEERLARLGRQEPSWSAQMDDATRERFADALGELRAASMVNAALLERQIELSADMMSAISAEAKRLTGNRTYAYGASGNLARTDLTTPISLNGEF; encoded by the coding sequence ATGCCGGAGCAGCCGATGGCAAGTGACGTGATCGAGATCATGACCTCGCTCTCTGCGGTCATGCGCGAGGAAACCGCGCGGCTGAACGCGCATGAGCGAGCGCTGGACCTGGCCGAACTGGCAAGCGCCAAGGCCCGCCTCGTCGGTGCGCTGGAGGAGCGGCTTGCCCGGCTTGGCCGGCAGGAGCCGAGCTGGTCGGCGCAGATGGACGATGCCACGCGCGAGCGTTTCGCCGATGCACTGGGTGAACTGCGCGCCGCCTCCATGGTCAACGCCGCGCTGCTGGAACGCCAGATCGAACTGTCCGCCGACATGATGTCCGCGATCTCCGCCGAGGCGAAGCGCCTGACCGGCAACCGCACGTATGCCTACGGTGCCAGTGGCAACCTTGCCCGCACCGACCTGACGACGCCGATTTCGCTCAACGGCGAATTCTAG
- a CDS encoding rod-binding protein: MTDPVVSPAAAPIRPKPQVITPDRSPAGVARQFEGVFAGQITKIMMETVEQGDEFSGGHGEEMFRGILAEQIGNQIAQGKGLGIASAVEAQIIRLQGGQNAGAADGK; the protein is encoded by the coding sequence ATGACCGATCCCGTCGTTTCCCCAGCCGCCGCTCCGATCAGGCCCAAGCCCCAGGTCATCACCCCGGACCGCAGTCCCGCCGGCGTCGCGCGCCAGTTCGAGGGCGTGTTCGCCGGGCAGATCACCAAGATCATGATGGAAACGGTGGAGCAGGGCGACGAATTCTCCGGCGGCCACGGCGAGGAGATGTTTCGCGGCATCCTGGCAGAGCAGATCGGCAACCAGATCGCGCAGGGCAAGGGTCTTGGCATAGCCTCGGCCGTGGAAGCGCAGATCATCCGCCTGCAGGGAGGCCAGAATGCCGGAGCAGCCGATGGCAAGTGA
- a CDS encoding flagellar basal body P-ring protein FlgI, with translation MPRLSLPMLLAALAAWLLTPASALAGPQPRIKDIVDVENVRTNQLVGYGLVVGLQGTGDRIRNVPFTEETLQAMLERMGVNIRGTQMLTQNVAAVTVTATMPPFARSGSTMDVQVSALGDATSLQGGILLVSSLRALDGEIYAVAQGPVAVSGFKAQGAAAKLSRGVMTTARIAGGAIIEREVAYDLRSAHSLKLALKNPDFTTARQIAATINREAPGSAEVLDPGTVELRPYGSASIIDLITRIENLPVQVDQPARIVINEAAGTVVMGADVRVSPVAIAQGGLTISVTETPMVSQPGPLSGGQTAVVPRTTIQADDGSGASLAVLNSGTSLQTLVAGLNSLGVSPRDLITILQALRTAGALQAEIAVQ, from the coding sequence ATGCCCAGGCTTTCGCTCCCGATGCTTCTGGCCGCCCTCGCGGCATGGCTGCTCACGCCTGCGAGCGCGCTCGCCGGGCCGCAGCCGCGCATCAAGGACATCGTCGACGTCGAAAACGTGCGGACCAACCAACTGGTCGGCTACGGCCTGGTGGTCGGCCTGCAGGGCACCGGCGACCGCATCCGCAACGTCCCCTTCACCGAGGAGACGCTGCAGGCCATGCTGGAGCGCATGGGCGTGAACATTCGCGGCACCCAGATGCTCACCCAGAACGTCGCAGCAGTAACCGTGACGGCCACGATGCCGCCCTTCGCGCGCTCCGGCTCGACGATGGACGTGCAGGTTTCCGCCTTGGGCGATGCCACCAGCCTTCAGGGCGGCATTCTGCTCGTCTCCTCGCTGCGCGCGCTCGACGGCGAGATCTACGCCGTGGCGCAGGGACCTGTCGCCGTCTCGGGCTTCAAGGCGCAGGGCGCGGCAGCCAAGCTCAGCCGCGGCGTGATGACCACCGCCCGCATCGCCGGCGGCGCCATAATCGAGCGCGAGGTCGCCTACGACCTGCGCTCCGCCCACAGCTTGAAGCTGGCGCTCAAGAACCCCGACTTCACCACCGCGCGCCAGATCGCGGCGACCATCAACCGCGAGGCGCCCGGTTCGGCCGAAGTGCTGGACCCCGGCACGGTGGAGCTGCGTCCCTATGGCAGCGCCTCGATCATCGACCTCATCACCCGCATCGAGAACCTGCCGGTGCAGGTCGACCAGCCCGCGCGGATCGTCATCAACGAGGCTGCGGGCACCGTGGTCATGGGCGCCGACGTGCGGGTCAGCCCGGTCGCCATCGCGCAGGGCGGGTTGACGATCAGCGTCACCGAAACGCCCATGGTCTCGCAGCCCGGACCGCTTTCGGGCGGGCAGACCGCCGTCGTCCCGCGCACCACGATCCAGGCCGACGACGGCAGCGGCGCCTCGCTGGCGGTGCTGAACAGTGGCACCTCGCTGCAAACGCTGGTCGCCGGGCTCAATTCGCTGGGCGTCAGCCCGCGCGATCTCATCACCATCCTGCAGGCCCTGCGTACAGCCGGCGCGCTACAGGCCGAAATAGCGGTGCAGTGA
- the flhB gene encoding flagellar biosynthesis protein FlhB: MADEADKDQRTHEPTAKKLEDARKRGETAMAPEMRHATMMAGALAVTGWLGLSAMQRLGTMLKRLWGNADDYPLDADGAQNLATGVVWHAALSLLPIFAVLLATAVATVFLQGRATLSWSRVAPKWSKLSPASGAQRLFGTRALVEFAKTLAKISAIGLVVWMVLAPRLEGVDGLVGRAPGAIGAAAAGLAFEALRAVVLLVAALALFDFIYQRRAFLKRMRMTLQEVKDEHKQADGDPKIKAKIRQIQMQRASRRMMSAVSGASVIVTNPTHYAVALKYEHGVTAAPTVVAKGVDAVALRIREVGAEANVPIFESPPLARALFAAVEIDHPIPIEHYAAVAEIIGYVMRIAREKGQ, translated from the coding sequence ATGGCTGACGAAGCCGACAAGGACCAGCGGACTCACGAACCTACGGCCAAGAAGCTGGAGGATGCGCGCAAACGCGGCGAAACCGCGATGGCGCCGGAGATGCGCCACGCCACGATGATGGCGGGCGCGCTGGCGGTTACCGGCTGGCTGGGCCTTTCTGCTATGCAGCGCCTTGGCACCATGCTGAAGCGCCTCTGGGGCAATGCCGATGACTACCCGCTCGACGCGGACGGCGCCCAGAACCTTGCCACCGGAGTGGTGTGGCATGCGGCCTTGTCGCTGCTGCCGATCTTCGCGGTGCTGCTGGCCACTGCCGTCGCCACCGTGTTCCTGCAGGGCCGCGCCACGCTGAGCTGGTCGCGGGTGGCCCCCAAGTGGTCCAAGCTTTCTCCCGCCAGCGGGGCGCAGCGCCTGTTCGGCACCCGCGCGCTGGTGGAATTCGCCAAGACCCTGGCCAAGATCAGCGCCATCGGCCTTGTCGTGTGGATGGTGCTGGCGCCTCGTCTCGAAGGGGTGGACGGACTGGTCGGCCGCGCGCCGGGCGCGATCGGCGCGGCGGCGGCGGGGCTGGCGTTCGAGGCGCTGCGCGCCGTCGTCCTGCTGGTGGCGGCGCTGGCGCTGTTCGATTTCATCTACCAGCGCCGCGCCTTCCTGAAGCGGATGCGCATGACGCTGCAGGAAGTGAAGGACGAGCACAAGCAGGCCGACGGCGACCCCAAGATCAAGGCCAAGATCCGCCAGATCCAGATGCAGCGCGCCAGCAGGCGGATGATGTCGGCCGTGTCCGGCGCCAGCGTGATCGTCACCAACCCCACGCACTACGCCGTCGCGCTGAAGTACGAGCACGGCGTCACCGCCGCGCCGACGGTGGTGGCCAAGGGCGTCGACGCGGTGGCCCTGCGCATTCGCGAAGTCGGCGCCGAGGCGAACGTGCCCATCTTCGAAAGCCCCCCCCTCGCCCGCGCGCTGTTCGCGGCGGTGGAGATCGACCACCCGATCCCCATCGAACACTACGCCGCCGTGGCCGAGATCATCGGCTATGTGATGCGTATCGCCCGCGAAAAGGGGCAGTAA
- the fliR gene encoding flagellar biosynthetic protein FliR, producing the protein MDALDLATLLRLPIDTATFLILFCRVGAVLMLLPAFSEESVPPQIRLVMALAFTFGMYGMLEGRVAPAVKSDISLPLLVMGEVMVGLAIGMVVRIMFSAAAIAGAIAAQQVGLSSALVNDPAMGGQAPLLSRLIGLAAVVVCMGTGVHHMWISAIFGSYATFPVGGMPPAADFAHLAVSVMGQALALGLSLCAPLILYGMLFNLGLGLAARVAPSIQVFFISQPLNLLLGLSVLAMSIGAMLTAFAAAMATFMQDGWKL; encoded by the coding sequence ATGGACGCGCTCGACCTGGCGACGCTGCTCAGGCTGCCAATCGATACGGCGACTTTCCTGATCCTGTTCTGCCGGGTGGGCGCGGTGCTCATGTTGCTGCCCGCCTTCTCCGAGGAATCGGTGCCTCCGCAGATCCGCCTGGTGATGGCGCTGGCCTTCACCTTCGGCATGTACGGCATGCTGGAGGGCCGCGTGGCCCCGGCGGTGAAGTCCGACATTTCGCTGCCGCTGCTGGTGATGGGCGAGGTGATGGTGGGCCTTGCCATCGGCATGGTGGTGCGCATCATGTTCAGCGCGGCCGCCATCGCCGGCGCCATCGCCGCACAGCAGGTCGGGCTGTCCTCGGCGCTGGTCAACGATCCGGCAATGGGCGGGCAGGCACCATTGCTCTCGCGCCTGATCGGGCTGGCCGCTGTGGTGGTGTGCATGGGAACCGGCGTTCATCACATGTGGATTTCCGCGATCTTCGGCTCCTACGCGACCTTCCCGGTGGGAGGCATGCCCCCGGCGGCGGACTTCGCGCACCTTGCCGTCTCGGTGATGGGACAGGCGCTGGCGCTGGGGTTGAGCCTTTGCGCGCCGCTGATTCTTTACGGGATGCTGTTCAACCTCGGGCTGGGGCTGGCGGCGCGCGTGGCGCCATCGATCCAGGTGTTCTTCATCTCCCAGCCGCTCAACCTGCTCCTGGGCCTGTCGGTGCTGGCGATGTCGATCGGGGCGATGCTGACCGCCTTTGCCGCCGCGATGGCGACGTTCATGCAGGACGGGTGGAAGCTCTAG
- a CDS encoding flagellar biosynthetic protein FliQ, with translation MNPEQAIELARAALMLMLTIAGPMLIAALIVGVVIGLLQALTQVQEMTLTFVPKLLVLGVVMLISLPMIGHALGAFMDRIADVIVSG, from the coding sequence GTGAACCCCGAACAGGCCATCGAACTGGCGCGCGCGGCGCTTATGCTGATGCTGACCATCGCCGGTCCCATGCTGATCGCCGCACTGATCGTCGGCGTTGTCATCGGCCTGCTTCAGGCGCTGACCCAGGTGCAGGAAATGACGCTGACCTTCGTGCCCAAGCTGCTGGTGCTGGGCGTGGTCATGCTGATCAGCCTGCCGATGATCGGCCATGCGCTGGGCGCCTTCATGGACCGCATCGCCGACGTCATCGTCTCGGGCTGA
- a CDS encoding flagellar hook-basal body complex protein FliE has protein sequence MSIGALDAASAYGRAMRAASPLSGGTQGAAGLGAAGLGAGSAAGASGGLTSIGPGLAPGIGGLGGTLGTQTGGSSFGGMIESMVSETAGSLRAAETQSVKQIGGKGDLIDVVTAIGAAETALDTVVAVRDRVVSAYSDIMRMQI, from the coding sequence ATGTCGATCGGAGCACTCGACGCAGCCTCGGCCTATGGCCGGGCGATGCGCGCCGCTTCGCCGCTTTCGGGCGGCACGCAGGGGGCCGCAGGATTGGGCGCAGCCGGCCTCGGTGCCGGTTCCGCGGCGGGGGCAAGCGGCGGCCTTACCAGCATCGGGCCAGGCCTTGCGCCCGGCATCGGCGGCCTTGGCGGAACGCTGGGCACCCAGACCGGCGGCAGCAGCTTTGGCGGCATGATCGAATCGATGGTCTCCGAAACGGCGGGCTCCCTGCGCGCGGCGGAGACACAAAGTGTCAAGCAGATAGGCGGCAAGGGCGACCTGATCGACGTCGTCACTGCCATCGGCGCGGCGGAAACGGCGCTCGATACCGTGGTTGCCGTGCGCGACCGGGTCGTCTCGGCTTATTCCGACATCATGCGGATGCAGATCTAG
- the flgC gene encoding flagellar basal body rod protein FlgC produces MAELGNSIDVSASGLRAQALRMRVIAENLANSDSVAKTPEGDPYRRRVATFAAEVDRASGATQVSVKSIEADKSAFGRVYQPGNPAADGQGYVEQPNVNPVIEAADMKAAQRSYEANLNAIESARGMTMRTIDLLK; encoded by the coding sequence GTGGCGGAACTGGGCAATTCGATCGACGTCTCGGCATCGGGGCTGCGGGCGCAGGCGCTGCGCATGCGGGTGATCGCCGAGAACCTTGCCAATTCGGATTCCGTGGCAAAGACGCCGGAAGGCGATCCTTATCGCCGCCGCGTCGCCACTTTCGCCGCCGAAGTCGACCGTGCCAGCGGAGCCACCCAGGTCTCGGTCAAGTCCATCGAGGCGGACAAGAGCGCCTTCGGGCGCGTCTACCAGCCCGGCAATCCGGCGGCGGACGGGCAAGGCTATGTCGAGCAGCCCAACGTCAACCCGGTGATCGAAGCGGCCGACATGAAGGCGGCGCAGCGCTCCTACGAAGCCAACCTCAACGCCATCGAATCCGCGCGCGGCATGACCATGCGCACCATCGACCTGCTGAAGTAA
- a CDS encoding FliM/FliN family flagellar motor switch protein: protein MSVLEGIPIDLQIVLGSTSIPIRQVLKMSRGAMIPLDCGQDDPTRVYVNDRLVAEGRILVNGEAMSLEITHVVERER, encoded by the coding sequence GTGTCCGTCCTCGAAGGCATTCCCATCGACCTGCAGATCGTGCTCGGATCGACGAGCATTCCGATCCGCCAGGTGCTCAAGATGAGCCGCGGCGCGATGATCCCGCTCGACTGCGGGCAGGACGATCCCACGCGCGTCTACGTCAACGACCGCCTCGTTGCCGAGGGCCGCATCCTCGTCAACGGCGAGGCGATGTCGCTGGAGATCACCCATGTCGTCGAGCGGGAACGCTGA
- a CDS encoding flagellar biosynthetic protein FliO encodes MDAWQLLRTLGALSVVLGALWGGLWAVRRFDLTVDGKGLGRWLEKFGNAAPDRRLKVVERLAIDQRRSVVLLRRDDTEFSLMIGPEGVVVLDTARAPAAPALSAPKEEEATFASRIPALPEVWFAQGDIPDPAPSRFGLKGGAALHRFVRKPEITPDV; translated from the coding sequence GTGGATGCATGGCAGCTTTTGCGCACGCTGGGCGCGCTCAGTGTCGTTCTGGGTGCGCTTTGGGGCGGCCTGTGGGCAGTGCGCCGGTTCGATCTGACGGTGGACGGCAAGGGCCTTGGCAGGTGGCTGGAAAAGTTCGGAAATGCAGCACCTGATCGCCGCCTGAAGGTGGTTGAAAGGCTGGCGATCGACCAGCGCCGCTCGGTCGTTCTGCTGCGCCGCGACGACACCGAGTTCAGCCTGATGATCGGCCCGGAAGGCGTGGTGGTGCTGGACACCGCCCGCGCTCCGGCAGCGCCTGCCCTTTCAGCGCCGAAGGAAGAGGAAGCGACTTTCGCCTCCAGGATTCCCGCCCTGCCCGAAGTTTGGTTCGCACAAGGCGACATCCCCGATCCCGCACCGTCCAGGTTCGGCCTGAAGGGCGGCGCCGCCCTGCATCGCTTCGTGCGCAAGCCCGAGATTACCCCCGATGTCTGA
- the fliP gene encoding flagellar type III secretion system pore protein FliP (The bacterial flagellar biogenesis protein FliP forms a type III secretion system (T3SS)-type pore required for flagellar assembly.): MSEAVACKFRSVLSVKRCAALVGAVLLIALPEAALAQAAAALTGGGAGGGGMTSRVLQLVMIMTVLSLAPGILMTITSFTRIVVALSLLRSGLGVQGVPPNPIVISLALFLSFFVMAPTFDAAWKQGMEPYNAGTINETQALERASRPFHSFMLKQVREDDVKLFVRLSGKTPHTRAELPMTTLMPAFMISELRRAFEIGFLLLLPFLVIDLAVAAVLMAMGMMMLPPATISLPMKIIFFVLVDGWALVAGSLVKSFGGPG; the protein is encoded by the coding sequence ATGTCTGAAGCCGTTGCCTGCAAATTTCGCTCGGTCTTGAGCGTGAAGCGCTGCGCAGCGCTTGTCGGCGCCGTGCTGCTCATTGCCCTGCCGGAAGCTGCCCTGGCACAGGCCGCGGCGGCGCTTACAGGCGGCGGGGCGGGGGGCGGCGGCATGACGAGCCGCGTGCTCCAGCTCGTCATGATCATGACGGTGCTCAGCCTCGCGCCGGGCATCCTGATGACGATCACGTCGTTCACGCGCATCGTCGTCGCGCTCTCTCTGCTGCGCTCGGGGCTGGGCGTGCAGGGCGTGCCGCCGAACCCGATCGTCATCAGCCTGGCGCTGTTCCTGAGCTTTTTCGTCATGGCTCCGACTTTCGATGCCGCCTGGAAACAGGGCATGGAGCCGTACAACGCAGGCACCATCAACGAGACGCAGGCGCTGGAACGGGCGAGCAGACCGTTCCATTCCTTCATGCTCAAGCAGGTGCGCGAGGACGACGTGAAGCTGTTCGTCCGCCTTTCCGGCAAGACGCCGCATACTCGCGCGGAACTGCCGATGACGACGCTGATGCCGGCCTTCATGATCTCGGAACTGCGCCGCGCCTTCGAGATCGGCTTCCTGTTGCTGCTGCCGTTCCTGGTGATCGACCTTGCCGTGGCCGCCGTGCTGATGGCGATGGGCATGATGATGCTGCCACCGGCGACGATATCGCTGCCGATGAAGATCATCTTCTTCGTGCTGGTGGACGGGTGGGCGCTGGTCGCCGGATCGCTGGTGAAGAGTTTCGGCGGGCCGGGCTAA